Below is a window of Hyphomonas neptunium ATCC 15444 DNA.
TGCGGCGCGGCAGCGATGCGTTCAAGGCAATCGCACTGGGGGCGGACGCCGTGATGATCGGGCGGCCCTATATCTGGGCGCTGAGCGTGGCGGGCGCGCTGGGCGTGGCGCACCTCCTCCGCACACTGCGCGAGGAGCTGGAGATCACCATGGCGCTGATGGGCTGCCGGACACTGACGGACATTCGCCAGGCCAGCATCTGCCACGCTTAAGGGATCAGCACTGCCTTGACGCAGTCGCCATGATGCTGGGCGGCGATGGCCTCGTTGATTTCGCTGAGGCGGTAGGTCTTCACCAGCCTGTCGAACGGGAGGCGGCCGGCCTTATAGTGTTCGATCAGTTCCGGGATGAATTCATCCGGGTTTGAATCGCCCTCGATGATGCCTTTGACCGATTGGCCGAAGGTCATCACCGTGTTGACGTCGCCCGGCATCGGCGTGCCCGGCGCGCTGACGCCAACGAGGCCGAGCGTGCCCTTGGAGCCGAGCGTAGCAAGGGCGGAGGATTGCACGGCCGGGATGCCGGTCGTGTCCAGCGCGTTGTCGATGCCCATCGGCGCAATGGCGCGGACGGCGGCGGCGACATCCTCGACCGCTGTGGGATCTATACAGTGGGTCGCGCCCAGCTCCATGGCCAGCGCGCGGCGGCTTTCCATTGGCTCGACGAGGATGATGGTGGCGCAGCCCTGGATCTTTCCGCCCATGACGGCGCTGAGGCCAACCGAACCGCCGCCGGTGACGAGGAGGCTGGAGCCTTTCTTCGCGGCGAGGGAGCGCATGACGGCGCCCGCGCCGGTCTGGATTCCGCAGCCGAGGGGGCCCATGATTTCGACCGGGAGACCGGCATCGACCTTCACGACATTACGCTCATAGGTGATGGCGTGGCCGGCGAAAGAGGACTGGCCGAAGAAGTTTGACGAGACGGGGCCGGCGTCGTTGCTGAGGGCAGAGGTGCCGTCTGTGCGGCGGCCCATATAGTTCAGCATCGGCATGGTGCGGCAGTAGGCAGCGTCGCCGGCAGCGCAGCGATCGCAGGCGCCGCAGGAGCGGAAGGTGATGAGCACGCTGTCGCCGGGCTTTACCTTTTTTACGTCTGCGCCGACAGCCTCGACCACGCCGGAACCTTCATGGCCAAGCACGGCCGGGAACGGGTAAGGCGCTGCGCCGGAGCTGAATACGAGGTCTGTATGGCAGAGGCCGACGCCCAGAACGCGGACGAGGATTTCATCTGCGCGGGGGGCTTCAATCTCGACCGTTTCATATTTGAATCCGGGTTGCCCTGTATACGCGACCGCTGCCTGGGTTTTCATGGTATCGTTCCTGAAAGTTATGCGCAGACGCTATGGTCCCGCTGGATGAGCGTCAACCATGTTGAGTAGGAGTATGCCCGTAAACGGATTATATCTGGAGCAATAGGGCCGCTTATCCGCTGGCGGCTGTCACCGCAGATTTCCGTGCTGGCGCGGCCACCTTACCCGTGCCGTATGCCGCGCGGATGAGCAGGTGAAGTTCCTTGCGGGCCTTCTTCAGATTGAAGGCGGGCTCGATCAGGTATTGCGAGGAAAGGCCGATCAGCTGGGTGCCGATCAGCTGGGCCGCCATATCGACATTCACGTCTTTGCGGACCGAACCATCCTCCCGGCCGAGGCGGATGAGACGCATCAGCTCTGTTGCCGAGCGCCTGTGCGAGCCGACAAACTGGTCGCGCATTTCAGACATGGCCGCGATGGCTTCACTCATGAGAATGAAATAAGCTTTCATGTCGGCTGACTTGTCCAGTGCCGCGATGTGAACATCGCAATACAGCAGCAGCGCCTCGATGCCTGGAAGGCAATCGAGATCCTGTTTTCGCCGCCGGTCGGACATGATCTGATGGATGTGGTTGATGACCGCCTCCAGGAGGCCGCCTTTGGAGCCGAATTTCTGGAACGCCAGATTGCGGCTATAGCCCGCTCGCTGGCCGATATTGTCGAAGGTCAGGGCCGAGACCCCCTGTTCGGATGCCAGTTCCAGATAAGCGTTGATCAACTTGTCGGATGATTGTTTGCGGCGCTCGTGCTGTTTCATTATCTCCCCCGAGATCAGGGTCAACGCAGTGCGCCGCCCCGTTTTTTTTGTACGCATCGGGACTATTGATGCTCTTTTATCCCTACCTGTCAAATCAATGACAGGGCGGGCAGAAAATGCGGCGCTGCACCATGATGCAGCGCCGGAGTTTCGGGGAGGAAACAGGGCGCGTCGTTGTGCGACTGCGTAAAACCGGTTGCCGTGGCGGGAGGCGCGCCTTCCGCCACGGCAGGAACCAGACTTCAGAAAGTCTTGCGGATGGAGACGCCGAACGTTCTCGGCGCGGCCACATAGGCGTTACGGTCAACATCCTGAAGCGGCGTATTGAAGTGCTGTGACACATACCGCTCATCCAGCGCGTTGCGAAGGAAGGCAGAAACCGACAGGCCGTTGTCGAATGCCAGGCCAAGGTTTGCGTTCACCAGGGTCACGGCATCTTCTTCGAGATTGGACGCGGTGTTGGTGAAGCGCTCGCCGGAGTACTGGAGCTGAAGGAGACCCGTCAGCGCTTTGCCGCCGGACAGTTCGTAATCCAGGTTCAGCGCCGTATTGGCAGAGATTTCCGGAGCATTGGGGAACCGGCGGCCGGAGAGGACGCCAATTGCCGCGTCTTCGCCATAGCCCGCTTCGGGCAGCCAGGTGGCCGAGGCATTCCAGACGAGATAGTCGGTCAGGGCCTGCGTATGCTCAAATTCCGCGCCGTAGGATTCAGCCTCCGGCGAGTTCAGGATCGTGAAGATCAGACCGAGGAACTGGGCGACCTGAAGATCCTTGATGTCGTTATAGAAGACCGCGACGTTTGTGCGCGCAGCGCCGTCCATCCAGTCAACCTTGGCGCCAAGTTCGAAGGCATCAATGGTTTCCGGCGTGAAGATCGGATCAGCAGGCGTGCCGGTGTCGAGCGGGTTCAGCGAGCTGCCCGGAACGCCGGCGCCGCTGGCGTCAACGTTTACACCGCCGGCTTTGTAGCCGCGGTTGTAGCTGGCATAATACATCAGATCCGCATTCGGACGGTATTGCAGGCTGAGCGTACCCGACACGGCTTCATCCGCAAAGGTGCGGGCATATTCCGGGCCGGGGCCCGAGCCGGCGATTGCCAGCGGATCGAAGACCGGATCACGGAAGAAGTCGTAATTGAACGAGCCTGTTTTCTCGTCCTCGGAGTAGCGCAGGCCGGTGATCAGGTTGATCTGGTCGGTGAGCGCAAAATCCCAGTGTGTGAACAGGGCGAGCGACTCGGCGGTTCCGATCAGAACTTCTTGCGCCCAGTTGCCGGGCGCGGCGTTGGAGAGGCCAGCGGGAACACCCTGCGCGCCGAGCACCACATCCCAGAAAGGCTGTGCCTGGGTGCCCCAGGTGAGGTCGCGGCCCATGTCCAGCTCCTCATCGGAGTAGAAGGCGCCGAACAGATAGTTCGCATTCACCGCGCCGGTGAGCTCACCGCCATAGGTGAATTCCTGCGAGAAGAAGGCCGAATTGAACTTCTCATTGATGATCAGGATGTCGGCGCCAGTGAAGTCAGCGTCGGCATTCTGGACGGTATCGTATTCACGCGAGGCGGTGACGGATTTGAGCGTGCCGGGGCCGATGTCCCAGTCAACCAGCAGGGCGAGGCCCTTGTCTTCAACCTTGTTGGCGGTCGGCGTGTTGATGCTGGCTTCATAGTCTTCCAGATCGGAGGACGGGAGCTGTAGCCCATTGGCCAGCGTGAGCCCGTTGATCAGCGGCTGAAGCGGGCCATCCAGAGCATTGACCGTCGCGTAGCCGACTTCGTCATCCTCTGTGGAATAGTCTGCGATCAGTTTCACCGACAGCGCGTCGGTGGGCTCCCACAGAGCGCTGACCTTGAACGAATCCATGCTCTGGTCGTTTTCGCTGTCGCCCGCCGGGCTTTCAAGGAAACCGTCCTGCTCCGAATGGCTACCCGCGATGCGCAGGGCGAACGTGTCGGTGACAGGAATGTTGACGGCGCCGGAGATGTCGAACGCATTGTAGTTGCCATAGCTACCGGCAACATAGCCGTTCACTTCGTCGAGGTTTGGCGCAGTAGAGTTCAACAGGAGTGCGCCGGCTGAGGTGTTCTTGCCGAACAGTGTGCCTTGTGGGCCGCGCAGCACCTGCAGACCGTCAATGTCGAGGAAGCTCGACAGGGCCTGGCCCGAGCGCGTTCTGTAGACGCCGTCAATGAACACGCCGACGGCGCCTTCAAAGACGCGCGACTGGCCGGTTGTGCCGATGCCGCGGATCTGGATGTTGGACGAGGCAGCCGGGGCGTTCGTCTTGCTGAACGTGATGCTCGGCGAAACGAGGCTGATATTTTCAATGTTCTCGACACGGAGCTCGGCGAGCTGGTCGCCTGTGACAGCGGTAACCGCGAGCGGCACGTCCTGCACGCTCTCTTCGCGGCGCTGGGCAGTGACGGTGACGGTGGACAGGCGGCGGTCATTTTCGACGGCCGCAGTCTCGGCGGCGACGGGCTCTGCCGGGGCGGTTGTTTCCTGCGCCAGAACGGATTCGCCAGCGATGCACCAGACAATCGCCGTGCCGGCCAGAAGCCGCACGTTTCTTTTAAGTGACAATGTATCCTCCCAGGATGTGTTCTTGTATCGCCTCTTGGGCCATATATTGTTTGTTGGACATCCATCTATTATTTCTGTCAAGTGGCGCCCTAACGGAACCCGCAAAGTTTCATTAACGCTGAACCGGGCCGGATATGGCGCCCGCCGGCCCCTCCCCAACTCTCACTTCCAAACCGGGACCATACAGCGCGGGGCCCTTTCCCAAAGGCAGTGACTTACGGAGAGCTACGCCCCCCGAACGCGCCAGCGCCCTATTCACGATGGCGCGGCGCGAGCGGCACCTCGAGAGTTAAACCTCACTTCATGAGCCCCAACATACTTAATGACATTGAGGATATGAACATGATCCGTGTCATGACTTTTGTGTAATCAGAGCGCATGCTTAATGTTCCGATAACCAACGTATACTGATCTCCTTATTTTCACGGATTGATCCAGCCTATACACAGGGCATGCCGACAAGCTGGGGATTGGCACTGGAATAGACCCGCGTGCGATAGTCCCGCGGCGGTCTTTTTTCTACGCCATGGGTCTCCAAGGAGGTGTGGATTATGACGTGGTTTGTTTCTCTTGTAATGTTCTGGGTCGGCGTAAGCTTCGGGTTTGTCCTGGGCGCCTGGTGGGTCGCGGCGCATACCCGTGAGCGCGAAATGGATGAGCGGTGTTGCCGGGACGGGCCATCTGACCGGGAAGAACAACCCCTGCCCTAAAAGGCAAATCCGGGAAGCCACGCGGCGAAGTAATCTGTCTTCGCCCTGAGGTCTTCATATGCTTCGTCTACAGATCGCCTCAGAAACCTGACGCGATCACCCGGCGCTATCTGGCCGAGCAGATGGCGGTCTGCCCGGATGACCTGCAATACATGCGGGTAGCCGCCTGTGGTCTGGGCGTCGGGAAGAAGGACGAACGCATTTCCCGAGGGCGTCAGCTGCACGGCGCCGGTGAAAAGGGCAGCGCTGGGCTTCTGGCCGCCGTCCTGCGGCTGTGGCCAGGGTCCGGACAACTCAAGACCCGTGCGGTCCATCCGGTTTGTTGTCTGGAAGGTTTCCGGCCAGATGGCGGGGCCGATAGATTCGAAGTCCGGCCCCGGAACACATCTCAGGATATGGGTGCGCGACATGTGTGGCCGCAGCGCCGCCGGCGTGGTGAGGTCGAGAGCGGGCCCGCTGGCGCGCTCGCCGGTCAGCACATCACCCGCCTGAAGCGCGCGGCCGGAAAAGCCGCCGAATGCGGCGGGCAAAAAGGTGGATGTGCTGTCGAACACATTCTCAGCAGCGAAACCAGCCGGAACGGCGAGATAGCTGCGCACTCCGGCGGAAGGATAGGCAAAGGCCAGACGGTCACCTCGCCGCGCCTCCAGGGCTTGATGGGCGGGAACCGGCGCGCCGGCAAGGCTGGCGCCGGCTGCCGCGCCTGCGAACGCGAATACCGTATCCTGATGGAATTCGAACTCTGCTGCGCCAAATGTTATCTCAAGAGCGGTCGCCTGCTGCGGGTTCCCCACAAGGCGGTTGGCAAGCGCCATCGAGAGCGGGTCTGCGGGGCCGCTGGCCGGAATGCCCTGATGGCGCAGCCCCTCACGCGCGCGGCCCTGTAATGTCGCAAGCGGCCCGGACTTGAGAACGGTCAGCACCATCGCCTTATCGCTCGATCGCCAGTTTGATCTGCATGCCCGCCTCCAGTGTGAACGGCGCATCCCGGCGTATGTCAAACAGCGGCTCGGTGATAGCGCCGATGATTGGCCAGCCCGCGGGGCCGGCCAGCGCGTAAAGGCCCAACTGCCCCGTAAGCATGCCGACCGAACCGGCTGGCACCCTCTGGCGCGGCGCCGGCAGGCGAGACGCTGTCAGCGCGCCGTCAACGCCCGCGACATAGGCAAAGCCCGCCGTGAAGCCCATCATGTCAACCAGTAACGGAGACGCGCAGATGCGTGTCAGAAATGCCTCCGGTGTCAGGGCGTTTTCGGCAGCAACGCGCTCAAGATCAGGCGCTGAAGCTGCGTCCACCCGCATGCGAAGCCGGATGCAGCGCGCGGGCGTTTTTTCTGTCTGCTGATCTTCCTGCGCCTGCTGCGTCAGGAGGGCACGCGCCTCTGCGGGCGGAAGGGCGATCGGATCAAACTGGACGGTCACCTCTCCTTTTCCGGGCACCACGTCGCGCCATCTTCCGGACGCGCGAAGGGTTGCCGCCAGCGCATGACGCGCGGCGCGATCGGCCGCCTTCACCGCGATTGCATCATCCCCCACAGGAAAAATCTCGCACAGGCTCATGGGTGGATGGTAATTCCTTGCTGCTCCAGCGCGGCCCGCAGGAGCGCCGCGCTCCGGGCCGCGCCGGGTGTATCGCCATGCAGGCAGATTGTTTGAACACGGATAGGAATAAAGGTCCCGGTGCGCACCCTGACCTGCTGGTCGAGGGCCATGCTCAGAGCTTGCGCGCTCTGGGCGGCGGGGTCTTCCAGAACGGCGCCGGGCAACGCGCGCGGTGTCAGGCTGAGGTCTGGTTCATACGCGCGGTCGGCAAAGCCTTCGGTGACATAGGTGAGGCCGGCAGCTTGGGCGGCGCGCTCCAGTTCGGAGGCCGGCGGGCCGAGCAGAGTGTTGATCCCGGCGTCAACACAGAGCGCTGCCGTGAGGGTGGCAAGCTCACCGTCGCGGGCGGCATCATTGTAGAGCGTGCCATGGGGTTTGATATGGCGGACCTGGGTATCGGTGGCCGCCGCGATGGCGAGCAGGCTGGCGACCTGCTCCTTCAAGGACAATGCCAGCTGCGGCAGAGAAACATTGTTCCGGGAACGGCCGAACCCTTCCCGGTCCGCATAGGAGGGGTGGGCGCCCGCCAGCACGCCGCGCGCCTTCGCCATCCGCAGCGTCTCTGCCATCGACTCGGCATCGCCCGCATGGCCACCGCACGCGATGCTGCACCGGGAAACAACATCCAGGATCGCATGGTCGAGCGCCCTGCCCGCTTCGCCGGGAAGCTCGCCGATATCTGCATTGAGGCAGATGCTGCGCGTCATGGCCAGATGCCCAGCGCGCGCAGGATGAGGCGGAGCCCGAGGAACGCTGCGACCAGAACAACAAGGACGCCGAGCGCGTTGCGCACCGGCCCGTTGGTATGGCTGCCGAGTACCGATTTTCGGTTCATGGTGATGAGCAGAAAGGCAGCCACGACGGGCAGCAGGAGGCCGTTGGCGACCTGCGCAATCAGGATCAGCTCCACCGGCCGGATACCCAGCAGCGCCACGCTCAGGCCGATGAACACGATGGCGAGCGCAATGCCCTTGAAGAACCAGCCCGACTTGGGCCGGCCCGTCACTTCACATACGGCATACGCCGTTGCCAGCGGCGCGGTGATCGCGGAGGAGAGCCCCGCCGCGCAAAGCCCGGCGCCCGCCAGGATGCGCGCCGCAGACCCATAGGCAGGTTCCAGCGCCGAGGCCATGTCCGCCCCGCTGGAGATCACCATGCCTGCGCCAAAGAGGCTGGCGGCTGCCGTGCTCAGCACAAGGATGGAAATCAGGCCGCCAAGGCCAACCGACACGCGCGTGTCGGCGATGGCGGCGTTGAGGCCGGCTTCTGTGTTTTCCTTCCAGCGTTCGCGGACAGCCGCCGCATGGAGAAACAGATTATACGGCACGATGGTTGTCCCGATCAGCGCCATGGCCGTCAGCAGGCTGCCATCGGGCAGCGTGGGGCGCAGGCCGCCGATCATGGAGCCGATGTCGGGCCTTACGAGCACGAGACTGGCGGCAAAGGCGAGGCTCATCAGGAGGACGAGACCGATCAGGACGCGCTCAAGGGTCTTGTACCGCCCGAGCAGCAAAATCAGCGCCGCGAGGAGGCCCGTTGCGAGCGCCGTGATGCGCTGAATGCCCTCTCCTTCCCCCAGGATGGCGCGCATGCCGAGGGCTCCCCCCGTGATGTTGCCGGCCTCATAGGCAGCGTTGCCCAGCGCCAGCGCGGCCAGTACCAGCACGATGGCGCCCCATTTGAGCGCCGCCGGCGTACCCGGCGCGACCAGCGCCTCCCCCAGCCCCGCGCCCCCAAGGATGCCCAGACGCACGGTCATCTCCTGCAGGATGATTGTCGCGAATGTGGCAAAGACCAGCGCCCAGACGAGGGCAAAGCCGAAATTGGCCCCGGCAAGCGTGCAGGCCGTCACCGTACCCGGACCAATGAAGGCGGCAGCAACCAGCGCGCCCGGACCAATGGAGAATTTGCGCGTCATTCGGCGGAGAGGCCCCGGCGGGTTTCCAGATAGGTGGCGAAGCTGGCGAGCCAGTGGCTGCCGGCATAATGCTCTTCACTGACCGAGGCGACGCCGGTTTCCTTGTGCAGGGCGGCCGAGGCGAGCAGTGCCGGCCGGCGCGGATCGGCCTCCGGCAAGGCAGAGGCGATGCCTTCGAGCGCCCAGGCGCGGGACAGGTTCAGACCATCGAGGTGAACCAGCTTGCCATCAGAGGGATCGAGCACGACGCCCGGCGCGAGCCAGTCGCCATTCCCATCCTGCGGGATCAGCGGCAGGAAGGCGGTCAGCCAGGCGGCAAACGCTTCCCGGTCCATCACGCGGCGCATCAGGTCTGCCTCCATCAGGCAGGGCGAGAGAAAGTCTTCGCCCGAGGGTTCGTAGCCGAGCGGGCAGGAGACGTCCCCGCTGTAGAACTCCCGCGACTTGGCAGCGATCTGTTCACGGAAGGCCGTGTTGCCGGTCGCGTCGGCCCAGTCGATCATCAGGCCGAAGGCAAAGGCTGTCTGGTTGTGCGTGCCCGCGCGGATGGGGTAGACGAGCTTTGGCAGCCAGGCGCTGGTATAGTCGGCGATCAGGGTTTCCAGAGGCGCCAGCGTGCCCGCCCATTCGGCCGCCTCGGGAAAGTCTGCCTCGCGCAGCTCGGTCATCAGTTGCAGGAACCAGGCGGTGCCATAGGGGCGCTCGAACGACGCCCTGTCCGGCGCCTGAAAATAGGCGACCTCGCCCGCGATATTCTCCTCCGAGAAGCTTTGCGCGAGGGCCGTCTTGATGGCGTCTGCGTAGGGCGTTTCCGGATCAGTGTTCAGGATACGCACAAGCAGCCAGTGCCCGTGCACCGAAGAGTGCCAGTCAAAGCAGCCA
It encodes the following:
- the pxpA gene encoding 5-oxoprolinase subunit PxpA, coding for MTRSICLNADIGELPGEAGRALDHAILDVVSRCSIACGGHAGDAESMAETLRMAKARGVLAGAHPSYADREGFGRSRNNVSLPQLALSLKEQVASLLAIAAATDTQVRHIKPHGTLYNDAARDGELATLTAALCVDAGINTLLGPPASELERAAQAAGLTYVTEGFADRAYEPDLSLTPRALPGAVLEDPAAQSAQALSMALDQQVRVRTGTFIPIRVQTICLHGDTPGAARSAALLRAALEQQGITIHP
- a CDS encoding 5-oxoprolinase subunit B family protein, yielding MSLCEIFPVGDDAIAVKAADRAARHALAATLRASGRWRDVVPGKGEVTVQFDPIALPPAEARALLTQQAQEDQQTEKTPARCIRLRMRVDAASAPDLERVAAENALTPEAFLTRICASPLLVDMMGFTAGFAYVAGVDGALTASRLPAPRQRVPAGSVGMLTGQLGLYALAGPAGWPIIGAITEPLFDIRRDAPFTLEAGMQIKLAIER
- a CDS encoding TonB-dependent receptor translates to MSLKRNVRLLAGTAIVWCIAGESVLAQETTAPAEPVAAETAAVENDRRLSTVTVTAQRREESVQDVPLAVTAVTGDQLAELRVENIENISLVSPSITFSKTNAPAASSNIQIRGIGTTGQSRVFEGAVGVFIDGVYRTRSGQALSSFLDIDGLQVLRGPQGTLFGKNTSAGALLLNSTAPNLDEVNGYVAGSYGNYNAFDISGAVNIPVTDTFALRIAGSHSEQDGFLESPAGDSENDQSMDSFKVSALWEPTDALSVKLIADYSTEDDEVGYATVNALDGPLQPLINGLTLANGLQLPSSDLEDYEASINTPTANKVEDKGLALLVDWDIGPGTLKSVTASREYDTVQNADADFTGADILIINEKFNSAFFSQEFTYGGELTGAVNANYLFGAFYSDEELDMGRDLTWGTQAQPFWDVVLGAQGVPAGLSNAAPGNWAQEVLIGTAESLALFTHWDFALTDQINLITGLRYSEDEKTGSFNYDFFRDPVFDPLAIAGSGPGPEYARTFADEAVSGTLSLQYRPNADLMYYASYNRGYKAGGVNVDASGAGVPGSSLNPLDTGTPADPIFTPETIDAFELGAKVDWMDGAARTNVAVFYNDIKDLQVAQFLGLIFTILNSPEAESYGAEFEHTQALTDYLVWNASATWLPEAGYGEDAAIGVLSGRRFPNAPEISANTALNLDYELSGGKALTGLLQLQYSGERFTNTASNLEEDAVTLVNANLGLAFDNGLSVSAFLRNALDERYVSQHFNTPLQDVDRNAYVAAPRTFGVSIRKTF
- a CDS encoding TetR/AcrR family transcriptional regulator, producing MKQHERRKQSSDKLINAYLELASEQGVSALTFDNIGQRAGYSRNLAFQKFGSKGGLLEAVINHIHQIMSDRRRKQDLDCLPGIEALLLYCDVHIAALDKSADMKAYFILMSEAIAAMSEMRDQFVGSHRRSATELMRLIRLGREDGSVRKDVNVDMAAQLIGTQLIGLSSQYLIEPAFNLKKARKELHLLIRAAYGTGKVAAPARKSAVTAASG
- a CDS encoding biotin-dependent carboxyltransferase family protein, encoding MVLTVLKSGPLATLQGRAREGLRHQGIPASGPADPLSMALANRLVGNPQQATALEITFGAAEFEFHQDTVFAFAGAAAGASLAGAPVPAHQALEARRGDRLAFAYPSAGVRSYLAVPAGFAAENVFDSTSTFLPAAFGGFSGRALQAGDVLTGERASGPALDLTTPAALRPHMSRTHILRCVPGPDFESIGPAIWPETFQTTNRMDRTGLELSGPWPQPQDGGQKPSAALFTGAVQLTPSGNAFVLLPDAQTTGGYPHVLQVIRADRHLLGQIAPGDRVRFLRRSVDEAYEDLRAKTDYFAAWLPGFAF
- a CDS encoding Nramp family divalent metal transporter produces the protein MTRKFSIGPGALVAAAFIGPGTVTACTLAGANFGFALVWALVFATFATIILQEMTVRLGILGGAGLGEALVAPGTPAALKWGAIVLVLAALALGNAAYEAGNITGGALGMRAILGEGEGIQRITALATGLLAALILLLGRYKTLERVLIGLVLLMSLAFAASLVLVRPDIGSMIGGLRPTLPDGSLLTAMALIGTTIVPYNLFLHAAAVRERWKENTEAGLNAAIADTRVSVGLGGLISILVLSTAAASLFGAGMVISSGADMASALEPAYGSAARILAGAGLCAAGLSSAITAPLATAYAVCEVTGRPKSGWFFKGIALAIVFIGLSVALLGIRPVELILIAQVANGLLLPVVAAFLLITMNRKSVLGSHTNGPVRNALGVLVVLVAAFLGLRLILRALGIWP
- a CDS encoding NAD(P)-dependent alcohol dehydrogenase, coding for MKTQAAVAYTGQPGFKYETVEIEAPRADEILVRVLGVGLCHTDLVFSSGAAPYPFPAVLGHEGSGVVEAVGADVKKVKPGDSVLITFRSCGACDRCAAGDAAYCRTMPMLNYMGRRTDGTSALSNDAGPVSSNFFGQSSFAGHAITYERNVVKVDAGLPVEIMGPLGCGIQTGAGAVMRSLAAKKGSSLLVTGGGSVGLSAVMGGKIQGCATIILVEPMESRRALAMELGATHCIDPTAVEDVAAAVRAIAPMGIDNALDTTGIPAVQSSALATLGSKGTLGLVGVSAPGTPMPGDVNTVMTFGQSVKGIIEGDSNPDEFIPELIEHYKAGRLPFDRLVKTYRLSEINEAIAAQHHGDCVKAVLIP
- a CDS encoding DUF2891 domain-containing protein, whose amino-acid sequence is MKSLILAAGLSVLALAACSPEPANDAPAAEVPPAAEAGAHADPLADLPPPREGVVTDRFARLALSCVHKDYPNKISHVLNSAADAATPRELYPAFYGCFDWHSSVHGHWLLVRILNTDPETPYADAIKTALAQSFSEENIAGEVAYFQAPDRASFERPYGTAWFLQLMTELREADFPEAAEWAGTLAPLETLIADYTSAWLPKLVYPIRAGTHNQTAFAFGLMIDWADATGNTAFREQIAAKSREFYSGDVSCPLGYEPSGEDFLSPCLMEADLMRRVMDREAFAAWLTAFLPLIPQDGNGDWLAPGVVLDPSDGKLVHLDGLNLSRAWALEGIASALPEADPRRPALLASAALHKETGVASVSEEHYAGSHWLASFATYLETRRGLSAE